In Mercenaria mercenaria strain notata chromosome 13, MADL_Memer_1, whole genome shotgun sequence, a single window of DNA contains:
- the LOC128547641 gene encoding uncharacterized protein K02A2.6-like, translating to MNQRDDILTGGTTLKEHNKTLQTVLQRAKDFGITLNKEKCQFGVQELEFYGYRFTNEELKPIADKVKAVKDCKAPGSKEEVRSFLGMIGYLSKFIPRYAVLTAPLRRLTGKDIPFSWGPEEQAAFQKLKDSITDKNTMAFFDPRRPIIVRAEASFHEGLSAGLFQKTSKGLQPVHYISRSMTTAEKRYSQTEKDALAVKWAKTRFSMYLLGAPKFTIMTSHKPLIPMFNRSCVKLPPRIEKWIMEMQDVDYELIYVPGKDEADPMDYLSRHPLEETESDNTENIIKMIVFNEHGVVTDSIKQATSEDEILRKIKDIMRRNHWEDYKDRPEIKPYYLVRHELYRANGLILRNRQVVIPKKLQRSTIKAAHSMGHFGMTRTKQMLREKYWFPRLNCLVEDIISRCFQCQISTEEKKQEPVKPTEIPEIAWHTLSVDFGGPYPDEHYNLVAINKRTRFPVVEETKSTSFKTTSGQLQKIFATYGIPERIETDNGPPFNSLDFRKLADEYGFHHHRVTPEHPRANGEAERFMKVLNKTEKIAHSEGTSTNVAVQNMLKGYRSTPHPATGYTPIEALMRRNVRTKLDYPGFQQTNISKMEREITNKDKIYKKKWEDQHRHPKTVESSFKVGDEVLLKKMKVNKLSTAYEQEHYTIIDIHGSSILAKRKSDGRTVYRDASKFKRYLVNDDQWRERLLRIPERNQIQRDPQENNNQIEETQNSAVENQVTGDDTGRQVTSETTDEHELNRRVQPKRTLRLPSRFKDYVLDFKKRN from the coding sequence ATGAATCAAAGAGATGATATACTGACTGGAGGTACGACATTAAAGGAACACAACAAGACCTTGCAAACAGTTCTGCAACGTGCAAAAGACTTTGGTATTACTTTGAACAAAGAGAAATGTCAATTCGGTGTGCAAGAATTAGAATTCTATGGATACAGATTCACAAATGAAGAATTGAAGCCAATTGCAGATAAAGTGAAAGCTGTGAAGGATTGCAAAGCTCCAGGATCAAAAGAAGAGGTCCGTAGTTTCTTAGGTATGATAGGATATTTATCCAAGTTTATTCCTCGATATGCAGTCTTAACAGCACCTTTGAGAAGATTGACAGGTAAAGATATTCCTTTCTCATGGGGTCCAGAAGAGCAAGCTGCGTTTCAGAAACTGAAAGATAGCATCACTGATAAGAACACAATGGCATTTTTCGATCCAAGAAGACCGATCATTGTTCGGGCAGAAGCAAGTTTTCACGAAGGACTCTCAGCTGGATTGTTCCAGAAAACTAGCAAGGGATTGCAACCCGTTCATTACATAAGCAGGTCTATGACAACTGCAGAGAAGAGATACAGCCAAACAGAAAAAGATGCACTGGCTGTCAAGTGGGCGAAGACAAGATTTTCAATGTATTTGCTTGGTGCGCCGAAGTTCACAATTATGACGTCACACAAACCCCTGATTcccatgttcaacagatcttgTGTGAAACTCCCTCCACGGATAGAAAAGTGGATCATGGAGATGCAAGATGTAGATTATGAATTGATATACGTTCCGGGAAAAGATGAGGCAGACCCAATGGATTATCTTTCAAGACATCCTCTGGAAGAGACAGAATCAGATAATacagaaaatatcattaaaatgattGTTTTCAACGAACATGGCGTAGTCACTGATAGCATAAAGCAAGCTACATCTGAAGATGAGATACTGCGGAAGATCAAAGATATCATGAGAAGAAACCACTGGGAAGATTACAAAGATCGACCAGAGATTAAACCATACTACTTGGTTCGGCACGAGTTATATCGAGCGAATGGTCTAATCTTACGGAACAGGCAAGTAGTGATTCCAAAGAAGCTTCAGAGATCAACGATAAAAGCTGCTCACAGTATGGGTCATTTCGGGATGACGAGAACCAAACAGATGTTAAGAGAAAAATATTGGTTTCCGAGACTGAACTGTTTGGTTGAAGACATAATATCGAGATGTTTCCAGTGTCAGATTTCCACTgaagaaaagaaacaagaacCAGTGAAACCTACAGAGATACCAGAAATAGCGTGGCACACCTTATCAGTTGACTTTGGTGGGCCATATCCAGATGAACATTATAATTTGGTTGCTATAAACAAGCGAACCAGATTTCCAGTTGTTGAAGAGACCAAGTCAACATCATTCAAGACGACATCCGGACAGCTTCAGAAGATATTTGCTACATACGGTATTCCTGAAAGAATCGAGACAGATAATGGACCGCCATTTAACTCCCTAGATTTTCGAAAACTTGCTGATGAATATGGATTTCATCACCATAGAGTTACCCCAGAACACCCCAGAGCAAATGGAGAGGCAGAAAGATTCATGAAAGTCTTGAATAAGACAGAAAAGATTGCTCACAGTGAAGGTACATCCACCAACGTGGCAGTTCAAAATATGCTTAAGGGGTACAGGTCGACTCCGCATCCTGCTACAGGATATACACCAATTGAGGCATTAATGAGGCGAAATGTGCGTACGAAACTAGACTATCCGGGATTTCAACAAACCAACATCAGTAAAATGGAGAGAGAAATAACCAACAAAGACAAAATATACAAGAAGAAATGGGAGGACCAGCATAGACACCCGAAAACTGTCGAGAGTAGTTTCAAGGTCGGGGATGAAGTGCTTCTCAAGAAGATGAAGGTGAATAAATTGTCAACAGCTTATGAACAAGAACATTATACAATCATCGACATTCATGGATCCAGCATTTTGGCCAAGCGGAAATCAGATGGTCGTACAGTTTACAGAGATGCATCGAAATTCAAAAGGTATCTTGTAAATGATGACCAATGGAGAGAACGCTTATTGCGTATACCGGAAAGAAACCAAATTCAACGAGATCCACAGGAGAACAATAACCAAATTGAAGAAACCCAAAACAGTGCTGTTGAAAACCAAGTTACTGGTGATGACACTGGAAGACAAGTTACCAGTGAGACTACTGATGAACATGAACTGAATAGAAGAGTTCAGCCCAAACGTACTCTACGATTACCATCAAGATTCAAAGACTATGTTTTAGACTTCAAGAAACGAAATTAA
- the LOC123530556 gene encoding uncharacterized protein LOC123530556, translating into MAENSRILKISPFIGGEDHRMSNEIWTEWIDELELELRFLEITDPQKKKDALLLYGGKEIRKLEKNLTDPETGDRYEKLMSKLSEHFAPKKNIYYNRYIFLKMRPEPGESTGSYAARLREKTVGCDFHNDNERILEHLIQTSENEELIRKVIYKKLDLPQTLAAMQLIEDTSRQVKEMSQGGEIAKINRRSDTSGLKRHSGNYQANEKCRYCDRKHPKKKELCPAWGKTCS; encoded by the coding sequence ATGGCGGAGAACAGCCGGATTTTGAAGATTTCTCCTTTTATCGGTGGCGAAGACCACAGGATGTCCAATGAAATATGGACGGAATGGATAGACGAGCTTGAACTTGAATTACGGTTCCTTGAAATAACGGATCCTCAGAAGAAGAAAGATGCATTGTTGCTATATGGAGGTAAGGAGATAAGAAAATTGGAAAAGAATTTGACTGATCCGGAAACCGGTGATAGATACGAGAAGTTGATGTCAAAATTAAGTGAACATTTTGCACCGAAGaagaatatatattataacaGATATATATTTCTGAAGATGAGACCAGAACCTGGTGAATCAACGGGTTCATATGCTGCAAGGTTGCGAGAAAAAACTGTAGGATGCGACTTTCATAACGACAATGAAAGGATTCTTGAACATCTAATACAGACATCGGAGAATGAAGAGTTGATCCGAAAGGTGATATATAAGAAATTAGACTTGCCGCAGACTTTGGCAGCAATGCAGTTGATTGAAGACACATCACGGCAGGTAAAGGAAATGAGCCAAGGAGGTGAGATAGCCAAAATCAATAGACGAAGCGACACCAGCGGGTTAAAGAGACATTCTGGGAATTATCAAGCGAATGAAAAATGCAGATATTGCGACAGAAAGCACCCCAAGAAGAAGGAATTGTGCCCGGCTTGGGGAAAGACCTGTTCCTAG